The genome window TTTGCAACCGCCTCAAAAGAAGATCCGGAATCGATCCAAACATCTAAGATATCTTCTTCCTTTTTGAAAGTGGAACCACCACATTTAGGGCACCTGTAATCATTCGGTAGAAGTTCTTTCGCTTCTTTTTCAAACCACGCATTACTCCCTTCTTTTTTTATAATTTCGATAACGTGGTCTAAAATTTTACTGTCTAAAATTGTCTCACCACAATCCTCACATTTAATAGCTGGTATGGGGATTCCCCATGCACGCTGTCTTGAAATTACCCAGTCAGGTCTCTCTCTCACCATAGATGAGATTCTATTTTCTCCCCACTTTGGAATCCAATTTACTTTTTTTATCTCTTCTAATACCTTTTCACGATAGTTGTTTTTTTCAAGGTCTATAAACCATTGAGGAGTGGCTCTAAAGATAACAGGATTTTTACAACGCCAACAATGTGGATAGGAATGAGTTAACTTTCCTGATTGAACGAGAAATCCGTTTTCTTTTAGATCTTTTATGATTTCTTTGTTTGCTTCCCAAATTTTCATCCCTTTATACTTTCCAGCTTCGTTGGTGAAATATCCCTGACTATCTACTGGAGATATTACTTGAAGATTGTACTTTGTACCTGTTATATAATCTTCCATCCCATGCCCTGGGGCAGTGTGAACACATCCGGTACCTTCTTCCAAAGTAACGTAATCTGCAAGTACTAAAAGGCTGTCTCTCTCCATAAAAGGGTGTCTAGCTTTTTCCCCATCTAATGTTGATCCTTTAAACGTATCGATTATTTTATAATCATCTATTCCGGCTTCTTTCATAGTTTTATCAACCAATTCTTTAGCCATTATCCAATATTCGTTTCTAACTTCCACTTTTGCGTAATCAAAATTAGGGTGCACAGCAATAGCTACGTTCGCTGGTAAGGTCCAAGGTGTTGTTGTCCATATGATCACGTATGTATTATTTTCTCCAACTAGAGGGAACTTTACATAAATTGAGTCCGATGTATGATCGTGGTATTCAACTTCCGCTTCTGCTAGAGCGGTTTGACATTCTGTACACCAATATATCGGTTTTGTGCCCCTATAGATGTTGCCAGCGTCAACTAAAGTACGAACGATCTCTAAAACCTTGGCTTCATATTCTGGATTCAAAGTTAAATAGGGTTTATCCCAAAAACCCACTACCCCCAACCTTTTAAAGCTTTCTCGTTGAACGTCTACGAACTTCATAGCGTAATCTTCACATAATTTTCGAATTTCCGACTTATTCAACGTGTTTACCTTATCTCCAAGTTTAGTAGTTACATTATGTTCTATAGGAAGACCATGTGTATCCCAGCCGGGAACATAAGGTGCATCAAAACCTCTCAATGTTTTGTATTTTAAGACTATATCTTTTAAAACCTTATTAAGAGCGGTCCCCATATGAATATCTCCGTTGGCATACGGTGGACCATCATGTAAAACAAACTTTTTCCTCCCTATTCTTTTGTTCCTGAGATAGTAGGCAATATTTAAATTATCCCATTTTCGAAGAATCTGAGGCTCCTTTTCTTTCAGATTTGCCTTCATCTTGAATGATGTCTTTGGAAGATTGATTGTATCTTTGTAATCCAAAACGCGCACCTCCGATAAAATATTATTGAATTTTTAAAAGATTTTCGATAGTATCTTTTATTTCAGTTAAATCCATTGATTTTACAACGTAAGCATCTGCTGCCCATGATGCCATCTCACTTTTATAATGTGAGTAGGCTGTGAGAAATATTATTTTTTTATTTGGATACCTTTTTCTGATTTCACTTGCGAGTTCTAAACCATTTACATCAGGCATTTCGATATCGGTGCATATGATATCTATATCTTTATCGCTTTCTAACGTTTCCAGTGCATCTTTTGCATTGCTTACCGCAATAACTTCATAACCAGATTCTTCCAATTCTTCTTTTATTAAAGTTCTTATGTTCTCTTCATCATCCACTATTAGTACTTTAGACAACTTAACCCCTCCTAGAAAGTTTTATCTTTTCCCTCACATCGCCCAGATGGGTGGGAGAGGGCTTCGCCCTGTAACCTTTTAAAAATCTAAATCTAATTTTTGAAAATTACTTTATTTCTAAAGTGTCTATGTAAGTAATATCGAATCCGATTTAGCGCCCCTTCGCCCCGCAGCCCGCCCATAAGGATAAAGGTTCTTTGTCTTTTACCCCTCGGCCCATAAAGTCTAAATTATATAATAATTTACTCTTCACCTGTTGGAATTTCAAATCTGAAAGAAGTTCCAGTATCGTCAGATTTTACCAAATAAATTTTACCTTTGTGTTCTTCTTCTATTATTTTTTTACAAATGGCTAAACCCAGTCCCGTACCGTTACTTTTTGTTGTAAGAAAAGGGGTGAATAATTTTTCTTTAATTTCTGGTGGTATGGGTGGTCCATCATTGGTTATTTCGAAAAAAACTCTATTTTCATCAGTAAATCCAACTTTTATATCAATTTTTCCATTATTATTAACACTCTCTAAAGCGTTTTTTATTAAATTCAACAATACTTGTTTTATTTTATCTTTATCTACTTTTATTACGATCTCTTCCTTTAACCAATCAGTGTTCACCATAACGTGTTTTTGTTGTATAAAATCTTCATACATCAACATTATTTCGCGTATGATTTCTATTAAATTGACTTCTTCAATCTGGTTAATTTTACCTCCTCTAGAGTATTCTAAGATTTCATTTACTATATGTTCAAGCCTAGAGAGTTCTTTTTTAATAATTTGAGTGTATTTTTGAATATCATCCATTTTATTCATTTTAGCTATTCTGTTTAAAAATCCGCCGATAACCGTAATAGGATTTCTCACTTCATGAGCTATTCTAGCGGTCATTTCTCCCATGGCAGCAAGTCTTTCTCGCTTTTCCATTTCTTTTTGAAGGTTGTACAGTTCAGTCACATCATCAAAAACAATTATAACACCTTCGATAACTCCTAAATCTTCATTTCTCAAAGGAGATAATTGAATATCAAAAATTTTCTTTGTATTGGAAAGTTTTACTTCATAATTTTTTAATTTGATATTATTTCTAGTTTCATAAATGGTTTTAATTTTTTCAATTATTTCTTCCCCTATTATATCTGTTATACCTTGAATAGCTGTTCCGATCATGGTTTCTCTTGGTCGGGAGAAAAAATTTTCTGCTTTTCTGTTCCATTCGTTTATTTTTCCATTTCTATCAACCACAACAATTGCGACAGCTAAATTTTGTAAGATATTGTCTTTAAACCTCCTATAGTAATCCATCAAATCTTTCTGTTCTTCTAATCGCAACGTTTTTTCTTTTAATTCTTGATAATTTTCTATCATTTCTAAAGCTAATCCTATATTATCTTTAAATAATTTTACAATTTCAATTTCTATACTGGTGATGGGTTTTTTGTTTATTTTGTTATCGACTATAACTACACCCTTAGTTTCAACCATCCCAGCAACTGGAAAAATTAGAAACTCATTTATTTTAACTATATCGTATATATCTTCTAAATCTTCCCATTTAATTTCCAACATTTGAGGAACAATATGTAACACCTGCTTTTTTTCAACTACTCTTTCTAAAATAGGGTGTCCTTTATATGCTAAAACTTTGTTTTGTAAACTATGAATTAGTTTATTATTTGTGGGTATTTTGACGGCTTCTTCTTTCAGGTATTGAACGACGTTTCCATATTTTAAAGCCTGAATGTTAGCCTCTTTCCAAATCTCGTTAGCATCTTCTTCTGTATCTGGACCAACCCATATTTTTGGGACTAGGAATCCCCTAACCTTGTCTTTTTCTAAATAAAGAGCCCTGTTAAATTTAAGCCCTCTTCCCGAAGTTAAGCCTAAAAGCATTATTTTTATTGCTAAATTCTTATCGTAAACAGATCTCATAGCTTGAGATATCTTGTCCAACGCATTCATCATATCTAAGTGTTCTTTTTGTTTTTCAATAAGTTGCTCATAACTCTTTTTCAGGTCGGTCAACTTACTAACTTCATTTTGAAGTTTGTTATATAAATTTATTCTGTGAATAGAAAAGGCTAACCTTTTAGCGGTATCAGAAAAAACGTGGAAATCCGCTTCATCAAAATTTTTGTAAGTTCTAAATGAGTATTCTTCTTCTCTGTTATAAACACTTAAAACACCATAAACTTCATTATTTTGTTCTATAACAGAATAAATAGAAGATTTGAGATCTATTTTAAAAGGGATAAAATAATTTTGAAAGTTTTCTCGTCCAACAATCATAAAACTTCTTCTCTCTTTTATAGCTTTACCTTCGAGGGTATTTTCTAAAGTAATATTTTTACTGATGATTGAGTTTTCATCTATACCTAGCTTATATTTAAGCTCCAGCGTATTTTCTTGAAGTTCCCAGAAAACTATGCCTTCTGCAGATAGTGAATCTTTTAGAAGTTTCAATACATTATTAATTATTACATCTTCTTGTGTAATTTCTTCTATAATGTCGGTGAGTTCTTCCATTAAAATTACTTTGTCTTCCAAATCTTTAATTCTCAGTTTTTCTATAATCAAGTTAATCAATGCCACGTAATAATAAAATTGTTGGTCGAAAGTATCCTTATCAATTTTATTATCAAATAATCCGACGGCTGCGATTAAGGACTCTTCCGAAAAAATTGGATATAAAAATATTTCTTTTTTATCGATGCTGTTTGAATTTTCCTGTAAAGTATCATCTTGTAGATTCATCGATACGATTTCATTTGAAAAAATTTTGGTTTTTAACTCTTCGTTTCCACGTACATATATTTTTACATTCTCAAACTTATCAATTGTAGAAGCTAAAGCTTTAAAAACCTCTCTGCTTGATTGATAGATAAACATTATATTATCTTTACCAATCGTTTCTTTCAATTGGGAAGATACTTCCTTAAAAACTGATTTTAAAAGATGTTGAGGATCATCATTGTATATAATATTTAAAATATCGTTCATCATAAATTCCACACTCCGATGTGTTATCTTTTTCATTTTAATTATAACACTAAAATGCTTAAAAATAGGATAAAAATATATTGTGAATTCAATAATGGAATAATTGCCTAATGACAAGTGATCTATATATTGAGCAATTTTATAAAAGAAATTCAATTAAAACAGAAATTTAAAATTTTTTCTTGACATTTTACATTGAAAAGGATATAATGAAAATAGAATTAGCAGTTAAAAGTTACGAGTGATAAAATAATTTATTACGTAAAATAGTTGGAGGTGACATAATGAGATTCAATCCGAATGATTTCACTGAAAAATCTTTGAAAGCATTTCAACAAGCTCAAAATGTTCTAGGTTATTCAGGAGGGAATATTCTTAAACCTGAGCATTTATTGTTAGCAATTTTAAATGTTGAAGATGAAAATGTGAAAAAAGCTCTTCAAGGTGCCAATATTAATTCTATAAAAATCAAGCTTGAAGAAGCTTTATCTGAAGAAATGGGAGTATATTACTCCATGTCTTATGGTGGTGCACAAGGTATATATCTATCAACTAGTTTAGCAAACGCTTTACAAATAGCTAAATCAGAAGCCGACAAGATGGGATTTAAAAAGATTCCTTTACTAGCCTTATTATTAGGAATTTTAATGGAAGGTACATCTTACGCGTCCAAACTGTTGTCCGCTTATACTTCAGAGGCTTTGATTAGAGAACAGCTACAAGAAATGTTAGAAAACGGAGACGAAGAAATAGAATCAGGGGCGGGCGATCCTTTGAAAAAATTCACTATTGATTTAACCAAAGAGGCTAAAAAAGGAAAACTTACCCCTGTCATTGGAAGAGAAAAAGAAATAAATAGAATGGTGGAAATATTATCCAGAAAATCCAAAAATAACCCAGTTTTAGTTGGTGACGCTGGGGTTGGTAAAACCGCTGTAGTGGAAGGTTTAGCACAAATGATAGTAGAAGAAAATCCTCCTTCTTATCTAAAAAATAAGAAAATTTTACAGTTAGACATGGCTGCTTTACTGGCGGGTTCAAAATTTAGAGGTGAGTTTGAAGAAAGGCTTAAATCAGTCGTCGATACAGTAAAAGATAAAAGCGATGAAATTATTCTTTTTATCGATGAACTGCACAATATAATAGGTGCTGGAGTGGCTGAAGGAAATGCAATGGATGCAGCAAATATTTTGAAACCAGCCTTAGCTAGAGGTGAAATAAAGGTTATTGGAGCAACAACGTATGAAGAATATAAAAAATACATTGAAAAGGACAAAGCCTTAGCGAGAAGGTTTCAACCAGTGTATATACAAGAACCTACCCCTGAACAGGCTATTGAAATACTTAAAGGTATAAAAGAAACGTACGAAAAGCATCACAAGGTCGAAATATTGGATGAAGCTTTAATTGGAGCAGTAAATCTTTCTCATAGGTATATTAATGACAGATTTTTACCAGATAAAGCCATAGATTTGATAGATGAAGCATGTGCGCGAGTAAAGCTTAGAAACTCAGCCAAACCAGAAAAAATTAGAGAATTGGAAAAGAAAATGTCAAAATTAGAGGAAGAGATTAATAAACTAACCTTAGAGGAGAAATACGAAGAAGCGTCTCAAAAAAAGGCAGAATATTTTGATCTTCAAAAGGAATTAGAAAAAGCACAAAAAGCTGCCAAACGAGTACAAAGTGAAATAAGCAATGTAGTAGATGAAGATATAATAGCCTCGTTGGTACAAGAATGGACGGGTATCCCTGTTACACGAATGGTTGAAGATGAAAAGAAGAGACTCGCCAATCTTGAAAATGAAATACACACCAGGCTAGTTGACCAAGAAGAAGCGGTTAACACCGTAGCAGATCATATTAAAAAGGCCAGAGCAGGATTGAAAGATCCTAAAAAGCCGGTTGGTTCTTTCTTGTTTCTTGGACCAACTGGTGTTGGAAAAACCGAATTAGCCAGAACATTGGCTGAAATACTCTTTGGAACCGAAGATGCACTGGTCAGGATAGATATGAGTGAATACATGGAAAAATTCAACGTTTCTAGGTTAGTAGGTGCGGCACCAGGATACGTAGGTTACGAACAAGGTGGGCAATTAACAGAGATAATCAGGAGACGGCCCTATTCAGTAGTATTATTCGATGAAGTTGAAAAAGCTCATCCCGATGTATTCAACATATTGTTACAGATCTTAGACGATGGAAGGTTAACAGATTCTCAAGGTAGAACCGTAAATTTCAGTAATACCATCATAATATTAACTTCTAACTTAGGTTCAGAGTTCTTAAATAAAACCAAAAAAAGTGTTGGTTTTGTTGGAGAAACAGAAGAAGAATCTTATGAAAACACAAAAAATGAAATTATGAGCCAGGTAAAAATGGCCTTTAGACCCGAATTTATTAACAGGCTGGACGATATTATAGTATTCAAACCTTTGAGTATCTCTCAGATAAAGAGAATAGTCGATATAATGATTTCAAGGTTAGAAGGAAGGTTGAAAGAAAAGCATATCAGCATTCAAATAACTGAAGCAGCGAAGGACGTTATAGCAAAAGAAGGATTCGACCCAGTTTATGGAGCCAGACCGTTGAGAAGGGTTATAGAAAGAAAAATCGAATCACCTTTGGCAAATATGATCATCGAAGATACTATAAAAGAAGGAGATACGGTCATAGTTGACTCAAAAGATGATGAAAATTTAGAAATAAGAAAAGCTGCTGGAGAATTATTAAAAAAGCGGGATTAACATCCCGCCTTTTTTATTCTTCGAGTAGTTCAAAGTCTTCTTTAGCAGCACCACAAACGGGGCAAGTCCAATCATCCGGTAAATCTTCAAAAGAAGTTCCAGGTTCTACGCCGTTATCTGGATCTCCTACTTCTGGATCGTATATATAACCACAAATAGTGCATCTATATTTTTTCATTCTTATCAACCCCTATTTAATATTTTCTAAAATCAAACTACAGAAACCTTTTTGGTGTTTTCCCAAAGTCCATGAATATTACAATGAGAGAGTGCAATCAATGTTCCTGATTTTGCTAACTTTATTTTTGCTTTTACATGAGGTTCCCCCACAACAGGTCCGAACATATATCTGCCTACATGTACGGTATTTGGATCATCATCGTATTGTATAAAAAGATCTATCCACTCAATATGGTGCTCTACTGTGTTTGGATGTTTAATCTCCTTACCAACCTGTACATCAACTTCAAACTCCTCGTTAGGTTGAACATTGTCTGGACAATCGATTGTAGGAACATGTTTTTCATTTTTGAAATCTTTAATCTTAATTACGTCACCTAACACAAAGAATCATCCCCTTTCTTAAAAAATTTAATTAGAATTCTACAAATTTGCTTCTTGGAGCTCCGCAAACAGGACATTTTTCTGGTGCTTCTCCTTCTACGGTATAACCACAGACATCACATATGAAGATTTTACCAACTTCCACATCTTTACCCTGTTCTGCAACCTTTTTTGCATTTTTGTACCACTCGGCATGTATCTTTTCTGCTTCCAAGGCAAAATGAGTGGTCCTTACCGCTTCGTTTTCTTCTTGAAAGTTAGCTGCATTATTGTACACGGGATACATTTCTTCAATTTCAAAGGTTTCCCCGTCTATACACTGTTGTAAGTTATCTTCTGTTGATCCTATATAACCCAAAGCTCTGTAATGGTTCCTCGCGTGAACAAACTCAGCATGAGCAATAGCTTTCCACATCCTGGAAAGATTTTTCAACCCTTTTTCTTCGGCCTCAGCAGAGAAAATCAAATACCT of Petrotoga miotherma DSM 10691 contains these proteins:
- the ileS gene encoding isoleucine--tRNA ligase, with translation MDYKDTINLPKTSFKMKANLKEKEPQILRKWDNLNIAYYLRNKRIGRKKFVLHDGPPYANGDIHMGTALNKVLKDIVLKYKTLRGFDAPYVPGWDTHGLPIEHNVTTKLGDKVNTLNKSEIRKLCEDYAMKFVDVQRESFKRLGVVGFWDKPYLTLNPEYEAKVLEIVRTLVDAGNIYRGTKPIYWCTECQTALAEAEVEYHDHTSDSIYVKFPLVGENNTYVIIWTTTPWTLPANVAIAVHPNFDYAKVEVRNEYWIMAKELVDKTMKEAGIDDYKIIDTFKGSTLDGEKARHPFMERDSLLVLADYVTLEEGTGCVHTAPGHGMEDYITGTKYNLQVISPVDSQGYFTNEAGKYKGMKIWEANKEIIKDLKENGFLVQSGKLTHSYPHCWRCKNPVIFRATPQWFIDLEKNNYREKVLEEIKKVNWIPKWGENRISSMVRERPDWVISRQRAWGIPIPAIKCEDCGETILDSKILDHVIEIIKKEGSNAWFEKEAKELLPNDYRCPKCGGSTFKKEEDILDVWIDSGSSFEAVANSREELKKFPVDLYLEGSDQHRGWFQSSIFLAVAKHGIAPYSSVLTHGFIKDDEGKKMSKSLGNVVNPKDIINKYGADILRLWVASADYRMDIKISYNILEQQVETYRKLRNTIRFLLGNINDFNPDEDYVDYEEMLEIDQWAMMKLHNLIKNVTKAYDNYEFYKVHYLINNFCTIDMSATYLDIIKDRIYVEGKKSKLRRSAQTVLYETAVALNKMISPILPFTAEEVYDHLNYSNKHETIFAELWPEYKEDFLNEELEEKWDKIFGLREDVLKALEEKRKEKSLGNSLDAKVIVNLKDDTLRQILSQYDNNSIADLLIVSQFEFGNVDDGFEGRYATIKVAKAEGKKCERCWKVDPNTGKDPDFPGVCPRCARVLKEEINA
- a CDS encoding response regulator; translation: MSKVLIVDDEENIRTLIKEELEESGYEVIAVSNAKDALETLESDKDIDIICTDIEMPDVNGLELASEIRKRYPNKKIIFLTAYSHYKSEMASWAADAYVVKSMDLTEIKDTIENLLKIQ
- a CDS encoding ATP-binding protein, which gives rise to MMNDILNIIYNDDPQHLLKSVFKEVSSQLKETIGKDNIMFIYQSSREVFKALASTIDKFENVKIYVRGNEELKTKIFSNEIVSMNLQDDTLQENSNSIDKKEIFLYPIFSEESLIAAVGLFDNKIDKDTFDQQFYYYVALINLIIEKLRIKDLEDKVILMEELTDIIEEITQEDVIINNVLKLLKDSLSAEGIVFWELQENTLELKYKLGIDENSIISKNITLENTLEGKAIKERRSFMIVGRENFQNYFIPFKIDLKSSIYSVIEQNNEVYGVLSVYNREEEYSFRTYKNFDEADFHVFSDTAKRLAFSIHRINLYNKLQNEVSKLTDLKKSYEQLIEKQKEHLDMMNALDKISQAMRSVYDKNLAIKIMLLGLTSGRGLKFNRALYLEKDKVRGFLVPKIWVGPDTEEDANEIWKEANIQALKYGNVVQYLKEEAVKIPTNNKLIHSLQNKVLAYKGHPILERVVEKKQVLHIVPQMLEIKWEDLEDIYDIVKINEFLIFPVAGMVETKGVVIVDNKINKKPITSIEIEIVKLFKDNIGLALEMIENYQELKEKTLRLEEQKDLMDYYRRFKDNILQNLAVAIVVVDRNGKINEWNRKAENFFSRPRETMIGTAIQGITDIIGEEIIEKIKTIYETRNNIKLKNYEVKLSNTKKIFDIQLSPLRNEDLGVIEGVIIVFDDVTELYNLQKEMEKRERLAAMGEMTARIAHEVRNPITVIGGFLNRIAKMNKMDDIQKYTQIIKKELSRLEHIVNEILEYSRGGKINQIEEVNLIEIIREIMLMYEDFIQQKHVMVNTDWLKEEIVIKVDKDKIKQVLLNLIKNALESVNNNGKIDIKVGFTDENRVFFEITNDGPPIPPEIKEKLFTPFLTTKSNGTGLGLAICKKIIEEEHKGKIYLVKSDDTGTSFRFEIPTGEE
- a CDS encoding ATP-dependent Clp protease ATP-binding subunit — protein: MRFNPNDFTEKSLKAFQQAQNVLGYSGGNILKPEHLLLAILNVEDENVKKALQGANINSIKIKLEEALSEEMGVYYSMSYGGAQGIYLSTSLANALQIAKSEADKMGFKKIPLLALLLGILMEGTSYASKLLSAYTSEALIREQLQEMLENGDEEIESGAGDPLKKFTIDLTKEAKKGKLTPVIGREKEINRMVEILSRKSKNNPVLVGDAGVGKTAVVEGLAQMIVEENPPSYLKNKKILQLDMAALLAGSKFRGEFEERLKSVVDTVKDKSDEIILFIDELHNIIGAGVAEGNAMDAANILKPALARGEIKVIGATTYEEYKKYIEKDKALARRFQPVYIQEPTPEQAIEILKGIKETYEKHHKVEILDEALIGAVNLSHRYINDRFLPDKAIDLIDEACARVKLRNSAKPEKIRELEKKMSKLEEEINKLTLEEKYEEASQKKAEYFDLQKELEKAQKAAKRVQSEISNVVDEDIIASLVQEWTGIPVTRMVEDEKKRLANLENEIHTRLVDQEEAVNTVADHIKKARAGLKDPKKPVGSFLFLGPTGVGKTELARTLAEILFGTEDALVRIDMSEYMEKFNVSRLVGAAPGYVGYEQGGQLTEIIRRRPYSVVLFDEVEKAHPDVFNILLQILDDGRLTDSQGRTVNFSNTIIILTSNLGSEFLNKTKKSVGFVGETEEESYENTKNEIMSQVKMAFRPEFINRLDDIIVFKPLSISQIKRIVDIMISRLEGRLKEKHISIQITEAAKDVIAKEGFDPVYGARPLRRVIERKIESPLANMIIEDTIKEGDTVIVDSKDDENLEIRKAAGELLKKRD
- the rd gene encoding rubredoxin, which codes for MKKYRCTICGYIYDPEVGDPDNGVEPGTSFEDLPDDWTCPVCGAAKEDFELLEE
- a CDS encoding class II SORL domain-containing protein, translated to MLGDVIKIKDFKNEKHVPTIDCPDNVQPNEEFEVDVQVGKEIKHPNTVEHHIEWIDLFIQYDDDPNTVHVGRYMFGPVVGEPHVKAKIKLAKSGTLIALSHCNIHGLWENTKKVSVV
- a CDS encoding rubrerythrin family protein, which encodes MTRQFLEDAFCGESKAHMRYLIFSAEAEEKGLKNLSRMWKAIAHAEFVHARNHYRALGYIGSTEDNLQQCIDGETFEIEEMYPVYNNAANFQEENEAVRTTHFALEAEKIHAEWYKNAKKVAEQGKDVEVGKIFICDVCGYTVEGEAPEKCPVCGAPRSKFVEF